Proteins encoded within one genomic window of Candidatus Berkiella cookevillensis:
- a CDS encoding K+/H+ antiporter subunit F: MSLAVLAWAFSIAHIMLALSMVLAAWRTVIGPKTQDRILGLDTFYVNALLFIVVLAMRTSSMLYLEAAFVIALLGFTATAAVAKFLMRGEVIE; this comes from the coding sequence ATGAGCTTGGCTGTTTTAGCTTGGGCCTTTAGCATTGCGCATATTATGTTGGCTCTCTCTATGGTGCTTGCTGCTTGGCGCACTGTGATTGGACCCAAAACACAAGATCGCATCCTAGGTCTTGATACTTTTTATGTCAATGCTCTCTTGTTTATTGTCGTGCTTGCTATGCGCACGAGTAGTATGTTGTATCTTGAGGCTGCCTTTGTGATTGCGTTATTGGGTTTTACTGCAACAGCAGCAGTTGCAAAATTTTTGATGCGAGGGGAGGTCATTGAATGA
- a CDS encoding Na+/H+ antiporter subunit E, with product MRSLFPYPLLSLSLLIMWFLLTQSFAVSTLVFAILVGTIVPFSMKIFNPEKPRIRNIGAIFRLCGVVLRDIVRSNIAVFSIIVGYKRGHRTSDFIEVPLQIQNVYALSALAMIVTATPGTLWVQYDAENKNLLLHVLDLVDEEAWIQLIKNRYERLLMEIFE from the coding sequence ATGAGGTCTTTGTTTCCTTACCCATTGCTGTCGTTGTCCTTGTTGATTATGTGGTTCTTATTGACACAATCTTTCGCGGTTTCTACCCTTGTTTTTGCCATATTGGTAGGGACCATTGTGCCCTTCTCTATGAAGATATTTAATCCTGAGAAACCACGTATTCGTAATATAGGCGCTATTTTTCGTTTGTGTGGCGTAGTTTTGAGAGATATTGTGCGATCCAATATTGCGGTTTTTTCCATCATTGTTGGTTATAAGCGTGGCCACAGAACTTCAGATTTTATTGAAGTGCCTTTGCAGATACAAAATGTTTATGCTTTGTCAGCTTTGGCCATGATTGTTACTGCGACTCCTGGCACATTATGGGTACAGTATGATGCAGAAAATAAAAATTTATTGTTGCATGTGCTTGATTTGGTTGATGAAGAAGCGTGGATCCAATTGATTAAAAATCGTTATGAGCGTTTATTGATGGAGATATTTGAATGA
- a CDS encoding monovalent cation/H+ antiporter subunit D — protein MSAWMQHLVIVPILLPLIAGAVMLLLDERRNKSKRFITFITSVTLLGVSVVLLRSNQEFVYLMSDWPAPFSIVLVADRLSNIMLVLANFLGLSTLIFSFARWDKAGPRFHALLMLLLMGVNGAFLTGDLFNLFVFFEILLAASYGLALHGSGPRRIKASLHYIAINLVASSLFLIGTSLIYGVIGTLNMADLALRLPGITPDNMGLFSAGVALLSLAFLIKVGMWPLGFWLPATYLAASAPVVAVFSILSKVGIYSVLRMTALLSGSVVGGVYSQCIFIGGLCTIAYGCIASLSARSMSRIAVACIFVSSGTILAAIGMRNAAVLSGGLYYLVNSTLAIAALFLLIELLNRARGKYASILAKPVFTDEYHDPFEDGTIDEAQMSVVTPVALALLSIGFLVCALLLIGLPPLSGFIGKFVIMSSILEGRSGVTPLSWLFIGLIIISSITMLVSLMRAGIKVLWTPAKTLSSKVAFVEFISISALLCVCILLTVLSNPVMQHIARTSVWLQTSQHYVDAVIATEKDIL, from the coding sequence ATGAGTGCGTGGATGCAACATCTTGTGATTGTTCCGATACTCCTGCCACTGATTGCAGGTGCCGTTATGCTGTTATTGGATGAGCGGCGCAATAAGAGCAAACGGTTTATCACCTTTATAACAAGCGTAACGCTCCTTGGCGTTTCTGTTGTTTTGCTTAGAAGCAATCAAGAATTTGTTTATCTGATGAGTGATTGGCCTGCGCCATTTAGTATTGTGTTGGTTGCAGACAGATTGTCCAATATCATGTTGGTGCTAGCGAACTTTCTCGGTTTATCCACTTTGATTTTTTCTTTTGCACGCTGGGATAAAGCTGGGCCACGTTTTCATGCTTTGCTGATGTTATTACTCATGGGGGTTAATGGCGCCTTTTTAACCGGCGACTTGTTTAATCTTTTTGTATTTTTTGAGATTTTGTTAGCAGCTTCTTATGGTTTAGCCTTGCATGGTTCTGGGCCTAGACGGATCAAAGCCAGTTTGCATTATATTGCCATTAATTTGGTGGCATCCAGCTTATTTTTGATTGGAACCAGCCTTATTTACGGCGTGATTGGTACTTTGAATATGGCCGATCTTGCTTTGCGTCTTCCTGGGATTACTCCCGATAATATGGGCTTGTTCAGTGCTGGGGTTGCACTGTTGAGTTTAGCCTTCTTAATTAAAGTGGGTATGTGGCCATTAGGCTTTTGGCTGCCGGCAACTTATTTGGCTGCGAGTGCACCTGTTGTGGCTGTATTTTCAATTTTGAGCAAGGTTGGGATCTATTCTGTATTGCGTATGACGGCTTTGCTTTCTGGCTCTGTTGTGGGGGGCGTTTATAGTCAATGTATATTTATCGGTGGCCTATGCACGATTGCCTATGGCTGTATTGCCTCTCTTTCTGCGCGCAGTATGTCACGCATTGCTGTTGCTTGTATCTTTGTTTCATCAGGTACAATTTTGGCGGCCATTGGTATGCGTAATGCTGCTGTGTTGTCAGGAGGTTTGTATTATCTTGTTAATTCCACGCTCGCTATCGCTGCGCTGTTTCTATTAATTGAATTGTTGAATCGTGCGCGCGGTAAGTATGCTTCTATCTTAGCTAAGCCCGTATTTACTGACGAATATCACGATCCTTTTGAAGATGGCACGATAGATGAAGCGCAAATGAGCGTTGTCACACCCGTTGCATTGGCATTGTTAAGTATTGGTTTCTTGGTTTGCGCGCTTTTATTGATTGGCTTGCCACCTTTGTCAGGATTCATTGGAAAGTTTGTGATTATGTCTAGTATCTTAGAAGGGAGGAGCGGTGTTACGCCCTTATCTTGGTTGTTTATTGGATTGATCATAATATCCAGTATAACAATGTTAGTTTCTTTAATGCGTGCGGGTATCAAGGTTTTATGGACGCCAGCAAAGACACTGTCATCTAAGGTTGCTTTTGTTGAATTTATTTCTATTTCAGCTTTGCTGTGTGTTTGTATTCTTTTAACGGTTTTAAGTAATCCTGTTATGCAGCATATTGCGAGAACCTCCGTGTGGTTGCAAACATCGCAACATTATGTCGATGCGGTGATAGCAACAGAAAAGGATATTTTATGA
- the mnhG gene encoding monovalent cation/H(+) antiporter subunit G, protein MTTVSDLPLWAACLISILCIMGALLTLVGNLGLIRLKSFYERVHAPTLGATLGAGFILVASIIFFSMLESKLNLFCVLIAVFMTITTPATLILVVRAGMYRDRKALFKEENSEQGL, encoded by the coding sequence ATGACAACCGTGTCTGATCTTCCTTTGTGGGCAGCTTGTCTTATAAGCATTTTGTGTATCATGGGTGCCTTATTAACCTTAGTTGGCAATCTTGGCCTAATTCGACTAAAAAGTTTTTATGAACGTGTGCATGCGCCAACCTTGGGGGCGACTTTAGGTGCTGGTTTCATATTGGTTGCTTCTATTATCTTTTTCTCAATGTTAGAGTCAAAGCTTAATTTATTTTGTGTGCTGATTGCGGTATTTATGACGATAACAACACCCGCAACACTCATTTTAGTTGTACGTGCGGGGATGTATCGAGATCGTAAGGCGCTCTTCAAAGAAGAGAATTCAGAACAGGGCTTATAA